Proteins encoded together in one Pseudomonas sp. Seg1 window:
- a CDS encoding flavin reductase family protein, with protein MPDDIHFYEPANGHGLPHDPFNAIVGPRPIGWISSQDANGQLNLAPYSFFNAFNYIPPIIGFSSVGRKDSLNNIEQTGEFVWNLATRPLAEQMNQSCAMVAPEVNEFELAGLTTVASKVISVPRVAESPVSFECKVTQIIQLQRADGETVPSWLILGEVVAVHIAKWLLKDGIYDTAAAEPILRGGGPADYFQLGPEALFKMWRPGATK; from the coding sequence ATGCCCGATGACATCCACTTCTACGAACCCGCCAATGGCCACGGCCTGCCCCACGATCCGTTCAACGCCATCGTCGGCCCACGCCCCATCGGCTGGATTTCCTCGCAGGATGCCAATGGCCAGTTGAACCTGGCGCCGTACAGTTTCTTCAACGCCTTCAACTACATTCCGCCGATCATTGGTTTCTCCAGTGTCGGGCGCAAAGACAGCCTGAACAATATCGAGCAGACCGGCGAATTCGTCTGGAACCTCGCCACCCGCCCACTCGCCGAACAAATGAACCAGAGCTGCGCGATGGTCGCGCCTGAGGTCAACGAATTCGAGTTGGCGGGACTGACCACGGTGGCGTCGAAAGTGATTTCAGTGCCACGGGTCGCCGAAAGCCCGGTGTCCTTCGAGTGCAAGGTCACGCAGATCATTCAGTTGCAGCGTGCCGACGGCGAGACCGTGCCGAGCTGGCTGATCCTCGGCGAAGTGGTCGCCGTGCATATCGCCAAGTGGCTGTTGAAGGACGGCATCTACGACACCGCCGCGGCAGAACCGATTCTGCGCGGCGGCGGGCCGGCGGATTATTTCCAGCTGGGGCCTGAGGCCCTGTTCAAGATGTGGCGTCCGGGCGCAACGAAGTAA
- a CDS encoding ABC transporter ATP-binding protein — MTGLILENVEKFYGSACAVQDVNLHLPEGKLVCFLGPSGCGKTTLLRMIAGLETLSGGEIRLDGEDIGHTPAHLRNFGMVFQSLALFPHMTVGENIAYPLKLRGVSKADQQARVVELLELIQLQAMIDRPVAKLSGGQRQRVAIARAIASHPKILLLDEPLSALDAKLRESMQVEIRQLQQRLNITTIMVTHDQREAMTMADIVVVLGEHKVQQVGTPIEIYRHPANEFVADFIGSGNIFPATVLGDGKVSLPGGDALQVPICSSIVVGQKVKMLIRPEDLQLSAPQARAGNRLLGKVTFVRDIGATIETTVECSGVTFTALSTPCQGIGLGIGHPVSVTLPVEACRVLGA; from the coding sequence ATGACTGGTCTGATTCTGGAAAACGTCGAGAAATTCTACGGCTCGGCTTGCGCGGTACAAGACGTCAACCTGCATTTGCCGGAAGGCAAACTGGTGTGTTTCCTCGGCCCTTCGGGGTGTGGCAAAACCACTTTGCTGCGGATGATCGCCGGCCTTGAAACCCTCAGCGGCGGCGAAATTCGCCTGGACGGCGAAGACATCGGCCATACCCCGGCGCATCTGCGCAATTTCGGCATGGTGTTCCAGTCGCTGGCATTGTTCCCGCACATGACCGTCGGCGAGAACATCGCCTACCCGCTGAAACTGCGCGGGGTGAGCAAGGCCGATCAGCAGGCGCGAGTGGTGGAGTTACTGGAACTGATCCAGTTGCAGGCGATGATCGACCGGCCGGTGGCCAAGCTCTCCGGCGGTCAACGCCAACGCGTGGCGATTGCCCGGGCGATTGCTTCGCACCCGAAAATCCTCTTGCTCGACGAACCGCTGTCGGCGCTCGACGCCAAATTGCGCGAGTCGATGCAGGTGGAAATCCGCCAACTGCAACAACGCCTGAACATCACCACGATCATGGTTACCCACGATCAGCGTGAGGCCATGACCATGGCCGACATCGTCGTGGTATTGGGCGAGCACAAGGTGCAGCAAGTGGGCACGCCGATTGAAATCTATCGGCATCCGGCCAACGAATTCGTCGCTGACTTCATCGGTTCGGGCAACATCTTCCCGGCCACGGTGCTGGGCGACGGCAAGGTCAGCCTGCCGGGTGGTGATGCGCTGCAAGTGCCGATCTGCAGCAGCATTGTCGTGGGGCAGAAAGTGAAAATGCTGATCCGTCCGGAAGACCTGCAACTGTCCGCGCCGCAGGCAAGGGCGGGCAATCGTCTGCTCGGCAAGGTGACGTTCGTGCGTGATATCGGCGCGACCATCGAGACCACGGTGGAGTGTTCCGGGGTGACGTTTACGGCGTTGAGTACGCCGTGTCAGGGAATTGGCTTGGGGATCGGGCATCCGGTGTCGGTGACGTTGCCGGTGGAGGCGTGTCGGGTACTCGGTGCCTGA
- a CDS encoding ATP-binding protein: protein MLPTSRTLRLSLYTLLIIAGAAVAATLAIRHAERQALEEDAARANQQLALYANSLHTLIDRYRALPAVLALDPQLRSALTGPVDAEQQNALNLKLEKINGAAQSSTLELLDHSGLAVAASNWRLPSSYVGHNYGFRPYFSQTRTQGTGRFYAVGVTSGIPGYFLSSAVLGDNEQFLGAMVVKLEFPELEREWSQGNDTLLVSDARGIIFIANQPGWRYRALRPLTASDMAEIKATRQYDKQSLVQLTHLSLRSFDDNSDLRRVEGPQGTADYLWESLPLTAEGWTLHLLRRPQVAFEDLRNAGLAAAGVWLALVFLLLFLNQRWRLSKVRQRNREELERLVEERTRDLRTAQDGLVQSAKLAALGQMSAALAHEINQPLTAQRMQLATLRLLLEHGRVDDAYKALKPVDDMLTRMAALTGHLKTFARKSPGGLRERLDLATVVDQSLHLLDARLHDEQVSLVLHLTRPAWVRGDAIRLEQVLINLLRNALDAMQGTPCKRLEIRLEADEQLWRLSVSDNGGGIPDEHLGQVFDPFFTTKPVGDGLGLGLAVSFAIVHESGGRLSVENGASGAVFTLTLPIDLEAHI from the coding sequence ATGCTGCCGACTTCCCGTACCTTGCGTCTGTCGTTGTATACCCTGCTGATCATCGCCGGTGCGGCTGTGGCCGCCACGCTTGCCATTCGCCACGCCGAACGTCAGGCGCTGGAAGAAGACGCGGCCCGCGCCAACCAGCAACTGGCGCTCTATGCCAATTCGTTGCACACCCTGATCGACCGCTATCGCGCCCTCCCCGCCGTACTGGCGCTGGACCCGCAATTGCGTTCGGCGCTGACAGGTCCGGTCGACGCCGAACAACAGAACGCACTCAATCTGAAACTGGAAAAGATCAACGGCGCGGCGCAGTCCTCGACCCTTGAACTGCTCGATCACAGCGGCCTTGCGGTGGCCGCGAGCAACTGGCGTTTACCGAGCAGTTATGTCGGCCACAATTACGGCTTTCGCCCCTATTTCAGCCAGACCCGCACCCAGGGCACCGGGCGTTTTTACGCGGTGGGTGTGACCAGCGGGATTCCCGGCTACTTTCTCTCCAGTGCGGTGCTGGGCGACAACGAGCAGTTCCTCGGGGCAATGGTGGTCAAGCTGGAATTCCCCGAGCTGGAACGCGAATGGAGCCAGGGCAACGACACCCTGCTGGTCAGCGATGCGCGCGGCATCATCTTCATTGCCAACCAGCCCGGCTGGCGTTATCGCGCCTTGCGGCCGCTGACCGCCAGCGACATGGCCGAGATCAAAGCCACCCGCCAGTACGACAAACAGTCGCTGGTGCAACTGACTCATTTGTCCCTGCGCAGCTTCGACGACAACAGTGATCTGCGCCGCGTCGAAGGCCCGCAAGGTACGGCGGATTATCTTTGGGAGTCGCTGCCACTGACGGCCGAAGGCTGGACGCTGCATCTGTTGCGCCGTCCGCAAGTGGCCTTTGAAGACCTGCGTAACGCCGGGCTCGCGGCTGCCGGCGTGTGGCTGGCGCTGGTGTTTCTGCTGCTGTTTCTCAATCAGCGCTGGCGCCTGTCGAAAGTCCGCCAGCGCAACCGCGAAGAACTGGAGCGGCTGGTCGAGGAACGCACCCGCGATCTGCGCACCGCGCAGGATGGCCTGGTGCAGTCGGCGAAACTCGCCGCCCTCGGGCAGATGTCCGCCGCCCTCGCCCATGAAATCAACCAACCGCTGACGGCTCAACGCATGCAACTGGCGACGCTGCGGCTGCTGCTCGAGCATGGCCGCGTCGATGATGCCTACAAGGCGCTGAAACCGGTGGACGATATGCTCACGCGCATGGCCGCCCTCACCGGCCACCTGAAAACCTTCGCCCGCAAGAGCCCCGGCGGTTTGCGCGAACGCCTGGATCTGGCGACAGTGGTTGATCAATCCCTGCACTTGCTCGACGCGCGCCTGCATGACGAACAGGTCAGTCTGGTGCTGCACCTGACCCGTCCGGCGTGGGTGCGCGGCGATGCAATCCGCCTGGAACAGGTGCTGATCAACCTGCTGCGCAACGCCCTCGATGCCATGCAGGGCACACCGTGCAAACGTCTGGAAATCCGTCTGGAAGCCGACGAGCAACTGTGGCGCCTGAGTGTCAGCGACAATGGTGGCGGCATCCCCGACGAACATCTGGGCCAGGTGTTCGATCCGTTCTTCACCACCAAGCCCGTGGGCGATGGCCTGGGGCTGGGGCTGGCGGTTTCGTTCGCCATCGTGCATGAATCAGGCGGACGCCTGAGTGTGGAAAATGGCGCGAGCGGCGCGGTGTTCACCCTGACCTTGCCGATCGATCTGGAGGCGCATATCTGA
- a CDS encoding MFS transporter, protein MDNSNALPLGSAAVPAKERTTASRIKSIFSGSVGNMVEWYDWYVYAAFSLYFAKTFFPAGSSTAQLMNTAAIFAVGFLMRPIGGWLMGLYADKVGRKKALMASVYLMCFGSLLIALSPNYETIGIGAPILLVFARLLQGLSVGGEYGTSATYLSEMATKERRGFFSSFQYVTLISGQLIALGVLIVLQNVLTTEQLYAWGWRIPFAIGALCAVVALYLRRGMEETESFTKKEKSKESAMRTLMRHPKELLTVVGLTMGGTLAFYTYTTYMQKYLVNTVGMSISDSTTISAATLFLFMCLQPIIGGLSDKIGRRPILIAFGVLGTIFTVPILMTLHTIQTWWGAFFLIMAALIIVSGYTSINAVVKAELFPTEIRALGVGLPYALTVSIFGGTAEYIALWFKSIGMETGYYWYVTACIAVSLLVYVTMKDTQKHSRIVTD, encoded by the coding sequence ATGGATAACTCCAACGCCCTGCCACTTGGGTCGGCTGCCGTGCCGGCCAAAGAAAGAACCACCGCCAGCCGGATCAAATCGATCTTCAGCGGTTCCGTCGGCAACATGGTCGAGTGGTACGACTGGTATGTGTATGCCGCCTTCTCGCTGTACTTCGCCAAGACATTCTTCCCCGCCGGCTCCTCCACCGCGCAACTGATGAACACCGCTGCGATCTTCGCCGTGGGCTTCCTGATGCGTCCGATCGGTGGCTGGCTGATGGGGCTGTACGCGGACAAGGTCGGTCGCAAGAAAGCCTTGATGGCCTCGGTCTACCTGATGTGCTTCGGTTCGCTGCTGATCGCCCTCAGCCCGAACTACGAGACCATCGGCATCGGCGCGCCGATCCTGCTGGTGTTCGCCCGTCTGCTGCAAGGCCTGTCGGTCGGCGGCGAGTACGGGACTTCGGCCACCTATCTCTCGGAGATGGCGACCAAGGAACGTCGCGGCTTCTTCTCCAGCTTCCAGTACGTGACCCTGATTTCCGGTCAGCTCATCGCGCTGGGCGTACTGATCGTGCTGCAGAACGTGCTGACCACTGAACAGCTGTATGCATGGGGCTGGCGTATCCCGTTCGCCATCGGCGCACTGTGCGCAGTGGTGGCGCTGTACCTGCGTCGCGGCATGGAAGAAACCGAGTCGTTCACCAAGAAAGAAAAGTCCAAGGAAAGCGCCATGCGCACCTTGATGCGCCACCCCAAAGAGCTGTTGACCGTGGTCGGTCTGACCATGGGCGGTACGCTGGCGTTCTACACTTACACCACTTACATGCAGAAGTACCTGGTGAACACCGTCGGCATGAGCATCTCCGACTCGACCACCATTTCTGCCGCCACGCTGTTTCTGTTCATGTGCCTGCAACCGATCATCGGCGGCCTGTCGGACAAGATCGGTCGTCGTCCGATCCTGATCGCTTTCGGCGTGCTGGGGACGATTTTCACCGTGCCGATCCTGATGACCCTGCACACCATCCAGACCTGGTGGGGCGCGTTCTTCCTGATCATGGCGGCGCTGATCATTGTCAGCGGCTACACCTCGATCAACGCGGTGGTGAAGGCCGAACTGTTCCCGACTGAAATCCGTGCACTGGGCGTCGGCCTGCCGTATGCACTGACCGTGTCGATCTTCGGCGGTACTGCCGAATACATCGCGCTGTGGTTCAAGAGCATTGGCATGGAAACCGGTTATTACTGGTACGTGACGGCGTGTATTGCCGTGTCGCTGCTGGTGTACGTGACCATGAAGGACACCCAGAAACATTCGCGGATCGTCACTGACTGA
- a CDS encoding antibiotic biosynthesis monooxygenase family protein, which yields MSKQIPVSHMAFVRARAGRSAELGVRLSALIEPSRAAPGCLSFALQHSQCDPELWLVSGFWSNQQMMTAYFNSPSMEIFAELVQDLVVNSLDFHTFKDVSAAQALGQCPAPVHKLAG from the coding sequence ATGTCCAAGCAGATTCCCGTCAGTCATATGGCCTTCGTTCGAGCGCGCGCCGGGCGTTCGGCGGAACTCGGTGTACGCCTCAGCGCGTTGATCGAACCGTCCCGTGCCGCCCCCGGTTGCCTGAGCTTTGCCTTGCAGCATTCGCAGTGTGATCCCGAGTTGTGGCTGGTCTCCGGGTTCTGGAGCAATCAGCAGATGATGACCGCGTACTTCAACAGCCCGTCGATGGAAATCTTCGCCGAGCTGGTGCAGGACCTGGTGGTCAACAGTCTGGATTTCCACACGTTCAAGGATGTTTCGGCGGCGCAAGCCCTCGGTCAATGCCCGGCACCGGTACACAAACTCGCCGGTTGA
- a CDS encoding ABC transporter permease, with the protein MEHQSLTQPVGAADVRPARGISPTARAWLFLTPSMLFLGVLIAASLLVLRMSVGTKGAEWSGFSLASYAQLLEPYYLKSLLLTLRLALISAVIAVVLAIPVAYTMSRLTSPFLRRIFLAAVLLPLLVNLLLQSYGWLVILGPGGMLNQALMGLGLIKRPIMLLYNQNGVLMGLVQTAFPLAVLPIASAMRGVARSYEEAAATLGASRFQVFRQVVLPMSLPGIITGATLVFAYNASSFVVPLLLGGRRVPMLAVMVHDQIAPLMNWPAASAAGVVLIVTTLAIMTLSEYITGRRRRLLEASQ; encoded by the coding sequence ATGGAACATCAATCCCTGACCCAACCGGTCGGCGCCGCCGACGTGCGCCCGGCGCGCGGTATTTCGCCGACCGCGCGGGCGTGGCTTTTCCTCACGCCGTCGATGCTGTTTCTCGGCGTGCTGATTGCCGCCAGCCTGCTGGTGTTGCGCATGAGCGTCGGCACCAAAGGCGCGGAATGGAGCGGGTTCAGCCTCGCCAGTTACGCGCAATTGCTCGAACCCTATTACCTGAAATCCTTGCTGCTGACCTTGCGTCTGGCGCTGATCAGCGCGGTGATCGCCGTGGTGCTGGCGATCCCGGTGGCGTACACCATGTCGCGGCTGACCTCGCCCTTTCTGCGGCGGATTTTTCTGGCGGCGGTGTTGTTGCCGCTGTTGGTCAACCTGCTGCTGCAAAGCTATGGCTGGCTGGTGATTCTCGGCCCCGGCGGGATGTTGAATCAGGCGCTGATGGGCCTGGGCCTGATCAAGCGCCCGATCATGTTGCTGTACAACCAGAACGGTGTGCTGATGGGCCTGGTGCAGACCGCATTTCCGCTGGCCGTGCTGCCGATCGCCAGCGCCATGCGCGGCGTCGCACGTTCATACGAAGAGGCCGCCGCGACCCTCGGCGCCAGTCGTTTCCAAGTGTTCCGTCAGGTGGTTTTACCGATGAGCCTGCCGGGGATCATCACTGGCGCGACGCTGGTGTTCGCCTACAACGCCAGCAGTTTTGTCGTGCCATTGCTGCTCGGTGGCCGGCGCGTGCCGATGCTCGCGGTGATGGTGCATGACCAGATCGCTCCGCTGATGAACTGGCCCGCGGCGTCTGCGGCCGGGGTGGTGCTGATCGTCACCACGCTCGCGATCATGACCTTGTCCGAATACATCACCGGCCGCCGTCGGCGCCTGCTGGAGGCTTCGCAATGA
- a CDS encoding sigma-54 dependent transcriptional regulator, which translates to MLNSVMVVDDESSIRNAVEQWLSLSGFEVQLFSRAEECLAALPVHFAGVILSDVRMPGLSGLQLLAEVQRRDADLPVILLTGHGDVPMAVEAMRDGAYDFLEKPFSPQTLLGSLRRALEKRRLVLENRALHEQADNRAKLDATLLGVSRGMQTLRRQVLDLAALPVNVLIRGETGSGKELVARCLHDFGSRADKPFVALNCAAIPEQLFEAELFGHESGAFTGASGKRIGKLEYADGGTLFLDEIESMPLAQQVKLLRVLQEQKLERLGSNQSIRVDLRIVAATKPDLLDEARAGRFREDLAYRLNVAELRLPPLRDRREDIPLLFESFAQSAAQRLGRNFPPLTGGQLSHLLSHDWPGNVRELANVAERQVLGLDEPAPGIDPGQSLAAQQEAFEAQCLRAALTRHKGDVKAVLEELQLPRRTFNEKMQRHGLSREMFVPGN; encoded by the coding sequence ATGCTCAACTCGGTGATGGTGGTCGATGACGAAAGCAGCATTCGCAATGCGGTCGAGCAATGGCTGAGCCTCTCGGGTTTCGAGGTGCAGCTGTTCAGTCGTGCCGAAGAATGCCTCGCCGCCCTGCCCGTGCACTTTGCCGGGGTGATCCTCAGCGACGTGCGCATGCCCGGCCTCAGTGGTCTGCAACTGCTGGCCGAAGTGCAGCGCCGCGACGCCGACTTGCCGGTAATTCTGCTCACCGGTCACGGCGATGTGCCGATGGCGGTCGAAGCCATGCGCGACGGCGCCTACGACTTTCTGGAAAAACCGTTCAGCCCGCAAACCCTGCTCGGCAGCTTGCGCCGGGCCCTGGAAAAACGCCGGCTGGTCCTGGAAAACCGTGCCCTGCACGAGCAGGCCGACAACCGCGCGAAACTCGATGCGACGCTGCTCGGCGTGTCCCGTGGCATGCAGACCTTGCGCCGGCAGGTGCTGGATCTGGCGGCGTTGCCGGTCAACGTGCTGATCCGTGGCGAAACCGGCAGCGGCAAGGAACTGGTTGCCCGTTGCCTGCATGATTTCGGGTCACGGGCGGACAAGCCGTTCGTGGCGCTGAACTGCGCGGCGATTCCTGAACAATTGTTCGAAGCCGAACTGTTCGGCCATGAGAGCGGCGCGTTTACCGGCGCCTCCGGCAAGCGCATCGGCAAACTGGAATACGCCGATGGCGGCACGCTGTTTCTCGATGAGATCGAAAGCATGCCGTTGGCCCAGCAAGTAAAACTGTTGCGAGTGTTGCAGGAGCAGAAACTCGAACGCCTGGGCTCGAACCAGAGCATTCGCGTTGACTTGCGCATCGTCGCCGCGACCAAACCCGATCTGCTCGACGAAGCGCGGGCCGGGCGTTTTCGCGAAGATCTGGCGTATCGTTTGAACGTTGCCGAACTGCGGCTGCCACCGTTGCGGGATCGCCGGGAAGACATTCCGTTGTTGTTCGAATCGTTCGCCCAGAGTGCGGCGCAGCGTTTGGGGCGTAATTTTCCACCGTTGACGGGCGGCCAGTTGAGCCACCTGCTCAGCCACGACTGGCCGGGCAATGTGCGCGAACTGGCGAACGTTGCCGAACGCCAGGTGCTGGGGCTTGATGAGCCGGCGCCAGGGATCGATCCGGGCCAGTCGCTGGCGGCGCAGCAGGAAGCGTTTGAAGCGCAGTGTTTGCGCGCGGCACTGACCCGGCACAAGGGCGATGTGAAAGCGGTGCTTGAAGAGTTGCAACTGCCGCGCCGGACATTCAATGAAAAGATGCAGCGGCATGGGTTGAGTCGGGAGATGTTTGTTCCAGGCAACTGA
- a CDS encoding ABC transporter permease: MSALTKKRMALLPGDTGKFAGILSGFILLLAVLPILTMIVMSFSGASNLDFPPSSYSLQWYKAAWHTFVSPDASDVLSLGQAMTTSLLVSCLTMVFATLIAVPAAYALTRCEFRGKAVALQLMSLPLVFPMVVLGLALLLVFDSLPFHMTTSRLVIAHVILALPFVVKNCTAAMLSIGSEVEEAARMLGASPLRAIVDVVVPLMKSGILAGMLLAFIVSFNEFTVTYFLYTIDVMTVPIWMYSRTVSSLDPTVFSFAVLIVLIDFVLIWALEKLVGEGGVSF, translated from the coding sequence ATGAGTGCCCTGACCAAGAAGCGCATGGCGCTGCTGCCGGGCGATACCGGCAAGTTTGCCGGGATCCTTTCCGGGTTCATTTTGCTGTTGGCGGTACTGCCGATCCTGACCATGATCGTGATGTCGTTCAGCGGTGCGTCGAACCTCGACTTTCCGCCGAGCAGCTATAGCCTGCAATGGTACAAAGCGGCGTGGCACACCTTTGTGTCGCCGGACGCCAGTGATGTGTTGAGCCTCGGTCAGGCGATGACCACCAGCCTGCTGGTGTCGTGCCTGACCATGGTCTTCGCCACGCTGATCGCGGTGCCGGCGGCGTATGCGCTGACCCGCTGCGAGTTCCGTGGCAAAGCCGTGGCGCTGCAATTGATGTCGCTGCCGCTGGTGTTCCCGATGGTGGTGTTGGGCCTGGCGTTGCTGCTGGTGTTCGACAGCCTGCCGTTCCACATGACCACGTCGCGGCTGGTGATTGCCCACGTGATTCTGGCGCTGCCGTTCGTGGTGAAAAACTGCACGGCGGCGATGCTGTCCATCGGCAGTGAAGTCGAAGAAGCCGCGCGCATGCTCGGCGCCTCGCCATTGCGGGCGATTGTCGATGTGGTGGTGCCCTTGATGAAGTCGGGAATTCTGGCGGGCATGCTGCTGGCGTTCATCGTCTCGTTCAACGAATTCACCGTGACCTATTTCCTCTACACCATCGACGTCATGACCGTGCCGATCTGGATGTACAGCCGCACCGTGTCATCGCTCGACCCTACCGTGTTCTCGTTTGCCGTGCTGATCGTGCTGATCGACTTCGTCCTCATCTGGGCGCTGGAGAAGCTGGTGGGCGAGGGCGGCGTTTCCTTTTGA
- a CDS encoding AraC family transcriptional regulator encodes MTSFDRFQAPPDADMEKQRAELAAIIRRNTTDDGSYETAIGSLFMSRHTQSHDFAPVLAQPALCIMAQGRKEVRLADEYFNYDPLNYLVVSVSMPLSGRVVNVSPQEPILAVRLDIDPAEITALIADAGPMGVPTRPTGRGLYVEQIDSSMLDAVLRLARLLDAPKDIAMLAPLIRREILYRLLRSPQGHRLYEIAIANSQSHRISQAIKWLNGNFEQPLRIDDLAKEVNLSVSTLHHRFKAMTAMSPLQYQKQLRLQEARRLMLAEGLEASAAGYRVGYESPSQFSREYSRLFGAPPLRDLARLRLSV; translated from the coding sequence ATGACGTCATTCGATCGTTTTCAAGCCCCGCCCGACGCCGACATGGAAAAACAGCGCGCGGAACTGGCGGCAATCATCCGCCGCAACACCACCGACGATGGCAGCTATGAGACCGCCATCGGCTCGCTGTTCATGTCGCGCCACACCCAATCCCACGACTTTGCCCCGGTGCTCGCGCAACCGGCGCTGTGCATCATGGCGCAGGGTCGCAAAGAAGTGCGTCTGGCCGATGAGTACTTCAATTACGATCCGCTGAATTATCTGGTGGTATCGGTTTCGATGCCGTTGAGTGGGCGTGTGGTCAATGTTTCGCCGCAGGAGCCGATCCTCGCGGTTCGCCTGGATATCGACCCGGCGGAAATCACCGCGCTGATCGCCGACGCCGGCCCCATGGGCGTGCCGACCCGGCCGACTGGACGGGGTTTGTACGTCGAACAGATCGACAGTTCGATGCTCGATGCCGTGCTGCGTCTGGCGCGCTTGCTCGATGCACCGAAGGACATCGCAATGCTCGCGCCGCTGATTCGCCGGGAGATTCTCTATCGCCTGCTGCGCAGTCCGCAGGGCCATCGTTTGTATGAGATCGCGATTGCCAACAGTCAAAGCCACCGCATCAGCCAAGCGATCAAATGGCTCAACGGCAACTTCGAACAGCCATTGCGCATTGATGATCTGGCCAAGGAAGTGAACCTCAGCGTGTCGACCTTGCATCACCGCTTCAAGGCGATGACGGCGATGAGTCCGCTGCAATATCAGAAGCAACTGCGCTTGCAAGAGGCGCGGCGTTTGATGTTGGCCGAAGGGCTGGAAGCGTCGGCGGCGGGGTATCGGGTGGGGTATGAAAGTCCTTCGCAGTTCAGCCGCGAGTACAGCCGCTTGTTTGGCGCACCGCCGCTAAGAGATCTGGCGCGGTTGCGGCTGTCGGTCTGA